The Paenibacillus dendritiformis region TAGAGGAGATCGGATCCCATAAGGCTTCACGCACTTCGTTCGACGTGATTGTCACCGTATATGGCAGGCCGGATACCATGTCGCGGCCCCGAATATCCATCTCGCGCTCATTGCCGGATCCCGACGGGCGAACCGTACCGATGTTCACCTTAATGTCTTCGGAGGTGCGCTCCCCGATCAGCAGCTTGTACTTCTGCTTGATGTAGCGCATAATCGCGTCGTCGAACTTGTCCCCCGCGACTTTAATAGAAGAGGCGGTCACGACATCCCCCATGGACAACACGGCCACGTCGGTCGTTCCGCCACCGATGTCAACGACCATATTGCCGCTCGGCTGGAATATATCCATACCTGCGCCAATCGCCGCCGCCTTCGGCTCCTCTTCCAAAAATACTTCCTTCGCGCCGCTCCGCTCGGCCGCTTCGCGGATCGCTTTCTGCTCAACCGAGGTAATGTTCGTCGGGGCGCAAATCAGAATCCGTGGATGCGAGTACCATTTGCGGCCGCCGACGCGTGAGATGAAATGCTTCAGCATCGTTTCCGTAATTTCAAAATCGGCAATGACGCCGTCCTTTAAGGGACGGATCGGCACAATATTGCCCGGAGTCCGTCCAACCATTCTTCTCGCTTCTTCCCCAACGGCAAGCACACGCTTGGCATCGCTCTCAATCGCCACGACGGCCGGCTCGTCGAGCACAACCCCCTTTCCCTTGACATGGATCAGAACGTTCGCCGTTCCTAAGTCGATTCCGATATCCTTGCTTAGCATAAGTTCAAGAGCCTCCACATTCATTTTTCAACTGATTTTCGATGAAATCCGACCGATTCCTGCAAAATATTTACTCATCGTTTACCATATCATACTAATAGCGCTGGATTCAATGAAAGAATGAAGGAGGATCTGTCTTATTCGGAACAAGGCCAGGAGGCGATACGATCCGGCGGCGATTCGCATGTTCGGAACTGCCGGCTAGGACTTGCCTGCCGTCATCACTTCACGTTTTTTTGAACTCGATTTCTTGTATTTGATCTTCGTCGCTTCCCCTCCCCGCAGATGGCGCACGGATTTATGGTACTCGAGAATGTGCTTCACCTGGTCCGCCAAATCGGGATTAATTTCGGGCAGCCGTTCGGTCAGATCTTTGTGTACCGTGCTCTTGGATACGCCGAACTCTTTGGCGATAGTGCGAACCGTATGCTTGGTCTCGACGATGCAGCGGCCGATTTTTATGGTCCGTTCTTTGATGTAATCGTGCACGTTCCCGCCTCCCTCTACTCGGTTTAATTGGTACATTATATGAGTAGGTCGCACACTTATGCGTTGTTGAACAGCGTGACAAGCCTGGCTTAACCGATAAATTTGACAAGACGGGGAGAAGAGGCCCGGGAGACGCGGGCGGAACGTAGACGCTTGTCCTGTGCAAAAATGGCGATGCGATGCGGAAAAATTGGAAGCCGAAGGCCGTACGGAAGCGATCTCAGGAAGGCTGTCCACCGAAATAGAACCATCTGAAAAAAATTTAATCCAGGCTGTCCCACTCCATCCACTGGAACGGCAAAAGGCGGAAGCATATTCGCTTCCGCCTTCTTTCGGAGAGTGGAGAAGATTAGTTTTTCGCCAACAGACTGGTCGGATTAACCGGCTTGTTATTGTCGTACACTTCAAAATGCACGTGCACGCCCAATGCCTTCTCCAGCTCGCTGCGCCCGGCCGTTCCAAGCGTGTCGCCCTTCTTGACCGTATCGCCTTTCGCGACTTTGACATCTGCCAGACTCTGATAGACTGTCTTCATGCCCCCGCCGTGATCCACTTCCACGACGAAGCCATTTTTCGGATGCTGCTCTGCCCGGGTGACTTTACCGCTCATGGCAGACAGGACGTCGAACGATTTCTGATCCTTGCGGGCCAGGTCGATTCCTACATTCGGCGTGAAGGTCTGTTCGAACTCTATCAGCGCCGCCGCTTGCTCTTCCTTGCTGGCCGTCTCGTCATAGAAGGACATGACGACGTCTACTTCTTGCGCGTCTTTGACCGGCCAGCCCAACGTCTCGTTGGATGCGACCACTTCGACCGCGTCTTCGTTGACCGTTCCCTCCGCCTGTGTTCCGGAATCTACCACCGTCTGATCGACCTGCGCCGTCTCCGCGTTCGGGTCGAGCGGCCGGTTCATATCCTGGTAGACCCACACTAACGTTAGGATGATTGCTGCTGCGGCCATGTACAAAGCAGGAAAGACCCATCGCTTGGACAACAGCTTTCTCCATGTGGAAGTGTGAACCGCCTGCGCTCCCTGGATTGGTTTGGAAGCTTCCGGCGTGTTCGCTGCATTGTTAGCCGATGAACTGGTTGTGGATTTGTTTTTCGAGTTGTTTTGGTTTTGTTCACTCATTTGTGATCACCTCAGTAACCATTGTTACCGGGGCTATCGCTTTTATACGTGCAAGTTTGCTAATTTTTTAGATTCATAGTTCTCTTACGAGGAAGGCGGCCCGGCTGCAGTTAGTAACTTCGAAGCTTTGTCCAACTTCACCCCTGTATAATAGTAGGTCAATATCCGCTTGGCCGCCGCTCCCTGCTTCGCCATGCCCTGCGCCCCATACTGGCTCATGCCGACGCCGTGGCCATAGCCGTATGTCGTAATGCGCAGCTTGTCACCGTCCCGCTCCCAATCAAACGCGCTCGAACGCAGATTCAACTTCTCACGGATATCCCGGCCGCTGAAGCGCTTCGATCCGAATTGAACCTCCTCCACCCGCTTCCCCGCCGTGCGGGACAGGATGCGCACATCTGCCGCCAGCCCGCCTCCAGCCACTGTGTCCGAGGACGGGCTCCCCGATCCGCCTCCGCCCTGCCGCGAGGCTTGGGCGAGACCCGGTACCGCCGCCGGAGTCAGGCCGAGCTTATCCAGGACTTCGTTCAGCGGCAGCTCCACCGTCTCGGCGTACCGGGGAGACTCGGCCTGATCCCAAGGGCTGGGCACGCTCTTCAAGTAGGGAACGGGATTCTTCCAATAATCCTCGGCATTCTCGGTATAGCCGTTGCTCGTCGAGAAGAAGGCGGCCATAATCGGCTCCCCTTGATAGGTAATCACTTGATCCCGCGTCTCATTGACGGCCTGGTTGAGCTTTACGATCGTATGCTTCGGCCGCTTCGCCAACTCAGCCAGCGGGATATACGCCTGATGGGCGACGGTATCCGTCACGTCAGCCCCCTCGGGGACGCCAGCGGTGTCGCCCGCCCGAAGGCGGCGCACGATATACGTGCGGGCGGCGATCGCCTGCGCCTTCAGCGCCTCGAGCTCGAAGTCGGCCGGCATCTCTGCCGCCAGGACGCCGCGCACGTATTGCTCCAGCGGGACATTCTCTATCTTGCGCGCATTCGCTAGATAGACGCGCACTTCCGTCCCGCCCTCGGGCGTGCCCGTCATGGCCGGCGGCGGGCCGGGACCGGTCTCCGCGGCGGGCGGCCGATCCGCCAGCCGGTCTACCAGCCCGAGCGGCAGCAGCACCGCCAGGACCATCAGGCCCGCCGCCCATAGGATAGCTCGTCCCAGCATGTCGTTCCCCCGGGATGATCGTCTTGCCCCGGAACCGCCCTTCCACCGCTTGGCAGACATTCGTGTCGGCAGCATGGTCATAAATTCTCTCTCCTTATCCTCCCGCTGGATCCCTCTTTCTATGAACCCGGTATAGAGGGAAGGGGGTAATCTACTTCCATCCTATGCTTTTTTGAGAGACGAAAGAACCGGAATCTGACAAGCTCTCTCCGCAGCCTGCCGTGGAACGACATCGGTTACAGGCTATCCGTATCTATAGTATTATCCCTTTCTCGTATTCATTTTTGAATGGCCCCGGTCGATATGATGTACAGCAGCATGCTCAAGAAATCGAAGGTTTCCGCACCAGATTGGAAGGGGAACGCACCACTCGCCACCGCATCTTCTGTCCCGCTTCTTCGTTAATAGCAGCCGACTTTTTGAACAGCCGCTTGCAGGAAAGGAAAAATCATGTGGAGAAGGGGATGGAGATGCAATGAAGGCATCCATTTCATTGGACGGCTTTGAAGGACAGGAAGTGGAAGTGAAGGCCAATGGCTTGGGCAAGCCGCGGCTGTTCATTAACCGGCAGCCGGTGCCGGTCGGCAAAAAGGGCCGGATGACGCTCCGGCGCAATGACGGAACGGAAGCGATCGCGACATGGAAGAACAGCGTCATCGGGGATCTCCCGAAGCTGGTTGTAGACGGGAACGTTATTGAGTTGGCGAAGCCTGCGCCATGGTATGTCAAGCTATGGTGTGTCTTGCCGCTCGTGCTTATCTTCGTCGGCGGAGTGATCGGCGGCGCCCTCGGCGGAATAGGGGCGATAGCCAACTTCGCCGTTTTCCGGACGCAGCTTCCCGCCATGGCCAAATACATGACAACGCTGCTTATGACGATCGCTTGTGCCGCCGGATGGTGGATGCTCGCCATGATGGCAGCCGGCCGACTGTAAGGAATAACAGGAGGAAGCT contains the following coding sequences:
- a CDS encoding rod shape-determining protein, with translation MLSKDIGIDLGTANVLIHVKGKGVVLDEPAVVAIESDAKRVLAVGEEARRMVGRTPGNIVPIRPLKDGVIADFEITETMLKHFISRVGGRKWYSHPRILICAPTNITSVEQKAIREAAERSGAKEVFLEEEPKAAAIGAGMDIFQPSGNMVVDIGGGTTDVAVLSMGDVVTASSIKVAGDKFDDAIMRYIKQKYKLLIGERTSEDIKVNIGTVRPSGSGNEREMDIRGRDMVSGLPYTVTITSNEVREALWDPISSIVAAAKSVLERTPPELSADIIDRGVILTGGGALMDGLDELLAEELKVPVLIAEDPMHCVVKGTGMMLDNLDKVIKKRFV
- the spoIIID gene encoding sporulation transcriptional regulator SpoIIID, producing MHDYIKERTIKIGRCIVETKHTVRTIAKEFGVSKSTVHKDLTERLPEINPDLADQVKHILEYHKSVRHLRGGEATKIKYKKSSSKKREVMTAGKS
- a CDS encoding M23 family metallopeptidase; amino-acid sequence: MSEQNQNNSKNKSTTSSSANNAANTPEASKPIQGAQAVHTSTWRKLLSKRWVFPALYMAAAAIILTLVWVYQDMNRPLDPNAETAQVDQTVVDSGTQAEGTVNEDAVEVVASNETLGWPVKDAQEVDVVMSFYDETASKEEQAAALIEFEQTFTPNVGIDLARKDQKSFDVLSAMSGKVTRAEQHPKNGFVVEVDHGGGMKTVYQSLADVKVAKGDTVKKGDTLGTAGRSELEKALGVHVHFEVYDNNKPVNPTSLLAKN
- the spoIID gene encoding stage II sporulation protein D; the encoded protein is MTMLPTRMSAKRWKGGSGARRSSRGNDMLGRAILWAAGLMVLAVLLPLGLVDRLADRPPAAETGPGPPPAMTGTPEGGTEVRVYLANARKIENVPLEQYVRGVLAAEMPADFELEALKAQAIAARTYIVRRLRAGDTAGVPEGADVTDTVAHQAYIPLAELAKRPKHTIVKLNQAVNETRDQVITYQGEPIMAAFFSTSNGYTENAEDYWKNPVPYLKSVPSPWDQAESPRYAETVELPLNEVLDKLGLTPAAVPGLAQASRQGGGGSGSPSSDTVAGGGLAADVRILSRTAGKRVEEVQFGSKRFSGRDIREKLNLRSSAFDWERDGDKLRITTYGYGHGVGMSQYGAQGMAKQGAAAKRILTYYYTGVKLDKASKLLTAAGPPSS